From one Ignavibacteria bacterium genomic stretch:
- the fumC gene encoding class II fumarate hydratase, translating to MSASFRTERDSMGEIPVPSNAYYGAQTARSLIHFAIGTETMPTEVIHAMAILKKAAAIVNRDLGKLPADKADLIMKAADDVMAGKLNDQFPLRVWQTGSGTQSNMNVNEVISNRAIELAGGELGSKTPVHPNDHVNMSQSSNDTFPTAMHIAAALATVTKLIPAVTALRDTFAQKAGEFQPLIKSGRTHLMDATPVTLGQEFSGYVQQLSNGLQRIQESLHGVYELALGGTAVGTGLNTHPEFAVRSAEAISKLTNLPFVTAPNKFEALAAHDALVYFHGSLKTLAASLMKIANDIRWMASGPRCGLGELFIPENEPGSSIMPGKVNPTQSEAMTMVCAQVFGNDVAINVGGASGNFELNVFKPVMIYNVLQSINLLADTCTMFNEHCAKGIQPNKEKLDFYNHNTLMLVTALNQHIGYDKAAAIAKNAHHKGITLKESALELGYLSAEDFDAWVRPEDMLGPR from the coding sequence ATGTCTGCATCATTTCGTACCGAACGCGACTCGATGGGCGAAATTCCGGTACCGTCCAATGCATATTACGGCGCCCAAACGGCACGGTCACTTATCCATTTTGCCATTGGCACCGAAACCATGCCCACGGAAGTTATTCATGCGATGGCCATCCTGAAAAAGGCGGCTGCCATCGTGAACCGCGATCTGGGAAAGCTGCCGGCTGACAAGGCTGACCTGATAATGAAGGCTGCCGATGACGTTATGGCCGGAAAGCTGAACGATCAGTTTCCGTTACGTGTGTGGCAGACCGGTTCGGGTACGCAGTCAAACATGAACGTAAACGAAGTTATCTCTAACCGTGCTATCGAGCTGGCAGGTGGCGAGCTTGGAAGTAAAACGCCTGTGCACCCTAACGATCACGTAAACATGTCACAGTCGTCGAACGATACGTTCCCGACGGCAATGCATATTGCTGCCGCATTAGCTACCGTAACCAAGCTTATCCCGGCCGTAACCGCACTGCGCGACACGTTTGCACAAAAAGCAGGTGAGTTTCAGCCCCTTATCAAGAGCGGACGAACCCACCTGATGGATGCCACGCCGGTGACGCTTGGACAGGAGTTCTCGGGCTATGTTCAGCAGCTTTCCAATGGATTGCAACGTATCCAGGAGTCGCTGCACGGTGTGTATGAGCTGGCGTTGGGCGGAACAGCCGTTGGTACCGGACTGAACACACATCCCGAGTTTGCCGTTCGATCAGCCGAAGCAATATCAAAACTTACGAATCTTCCGTTTGTGACGGCGCCGAACAAATTCGAGGCACTTGCAGCACATGATGCTCTTGTGTACTTCCATGGCTCACTGAAAACACTGGCCGCATCACTCATGAAAATTGCCAATGATATCCGGTGGATGGCCAGTGGCCCACGGTGCGGTCTGGGTGAGCTTTTTATTCCCGAAAACGAACCGGGTTCAAGCATTATGCCGGGCAAGGTGAACCCAACACAGAGCGAGGCAATGACGATGGTATGCGCCCAGGTGTTCGGTAACGATGTTGCCATTAATGTTGGTGGAGCAAGCGGCAACTTCGAGCTGAATGTGTTTAAACCGGTAATGATTTATAATGTTCTGCAAAGCATAAACCTGCTTGCCGATACGTGCACCATGTTTAATGAACATTGTGCAAAGGGTATTCAGCCGAACAAAGAGAAATTGGACTTCTACAATCATAACACCCTGATGCTGGTGACGGCACTTAATCAGCACATTGGCTATGATAAGGCTGCTGCAATTGCTAAAAACGCACACCATAAGGGCATCACACTGAAAGAAAGTGCTCTGGAACTGGGCTACCTCAGTGCTGAAGATTTTGATGCGTGGGTACGTCCGGAAGATATGCTGGGGCCGCGGTAA
- a CDS encoding TolC family protein has product MMQLLHKLGLCCTVGIVCIAGTQIGLGADTLRLSLHDAIEMAFRKNFDIQSARQDSLMAHVVGSSGITGYLPKVSLQADINTGANNINQSFADGRVIAKDGASVDGSSAAATVMWTVFDGFRMFASANRYKALEQQGLSRVQATMQSVLADVITAYSNVVATQSFMATVDSALALAKEQMQIEELRHAVGASSGVDLAQSRIDFNAQQAMVVQMRSTLQNATSALLTLLNTDPQTVIVADTSMPTMKILSRDDLVESVRQSNPELLALQKALEAASAHVAEVQSVFMPTITLTGTYQYNKTTQGAGFILTSNTTGWNIGAQLTWNIFNGFSDKIAREQALVQEEKSRIDIKALQNSIIGRIDRTYRSYQTMTELYRIYRESYDDALKNANVALQSLRVGTVSALQVRQALLSVLQTGEQLTQTTYQKQLAATELLRLTGTLIR; this is encoded by the coding sequence ATGATGCAGCTATTACATAAACTCGGACTCTGCTGTACCGTGGGTATTGTGTGCATTGCGGGCACGCAAATCGGTTTGGGTGCTGATACCCTGCGGCTGTCGCTGCACGATGCAATCGAGATGGCATTCCGGAAGAATTTCGATATTCAGAGTGCACGGCAGGATTCCCTCATGGCCCATGTGGTTGGAAGCTCAGGTATTACCGGGTATCTGCCCAAGGTTTCGTTGCAGGCAGACATTAACACCGGCGCCAATAACATCAACCAGTCGTTTGCCGACGGCAGGGTAATCGCAAAGGACGGGGCTTCGGTTGATGGCAGCAGTGCGGCTGCAACTGTTATGTGGACGGTGTTCGACGGCTTCAGGATGTTTGCATCAGCCAACCGTTACAAGGCCCTTGAACAACAAGGTCTGTCACGGGTTCAGGCAACAATGCAAAGCGTACTTGCCGATGTAATTACTGCATACAGTAATGTTGTGGCAACCCAGAGTTTTATGGCCACAGTGGACAGTGCACTGGCGCTTGCCAAGGAACAGATGCAGATCGAGGAACTGCGCCATGCCGTTGGTGCATCGAGTGGTGTTGACCTTGCACAGTCCAGGATTGACTTCAACGCACAGCAGGCAATGGTTGTACAGATGAGAAGCACGCTTCAGAATGCTACATCCGCACTGCTGACTCTGTTGAATACCGATCCACAGACGGTGATTGTTGCCGACACCTCCATGCCCACGATGAAGATCCTTTCCAGGGATGACCTTGTGGAATCAGTCCGGCAGTCTAACCCCGAACTTCTTGCATTACAAAAGGCACTCGAAGCTGCAAGCGCTCATGTGGCCGAAGTGCAGTCGGTGTTTATGCCAACGATTACACTGACCGGAACCTATCAGTACAATAAGACCACGCAGGGTGCCGGATTCATTCTAACCAGCAACACAACGGGCTGGAATATTGGAGCGCAATTAACCTGGAACATTTTTAATGGTTTTTCGGATAAGATTGCGCGGGAACAGGCCTTGGTGCAGGAAGAGAAAAGCAGAATTGATATCAAAGCGCTGCAGAACTCTATTATTGGACGAATTGACCGTACATACCGGTCGTACCAGACCATGACAGAGCTGTACAGGATTTATCGCGAATCGTACGATGATGCATTAAAAAACGCAAACGTTGCACTGCAGAGTCTGCGCGTGGGTACGGTAAGCGCACTCCAGGTACGTCAGGCGCTCTTGTCGGTACTGCAAACGGGCGAGCAGTTAACGCAAACTACATATCAGAAGCAACTGGCGGCAACCGAACTGCTTAGGCTTACGGGCACATTAATCCGGTAA
- a CDS encoding efflux RND transporter permease subunit, translating to MNISVLTIRRPVLSIVLSVILVLMGVIGFQSLGVRQFPNIDPPNINVTVTYPGANADVIEAQVTEPLEESINTIDGIRSLTSQSSDGRAAITVEFQLGADLEQAANDVRDRVDRAKRLLPRDNDPPIVAKADANGRAIVVMTVQSTNRTLADLTAFGTNVLKERLQTIAGVGAINIWGERKYAMQIMMDPDRLAAYGLTTTDVFQVLAVENVELPTGKLEGSSTELTVRTLGRLTTAEEFSGLILKSYQGGVVRLSDVARVYLGAENERTILKRNGQPMIALAISPQPGANQVEISNEFYRRLDMLKKFVPSDITLDVAFDDTRFIRSAVEEVEETLIIAFSLVVVIIFLFLRSWRATFIPVVAIPVSLVATFFVMWVAGFSLNVLSLLGIVLATGIVVDDAIVVMENIFRRIEGGETPREAAEKGATEIYFAIISTTITLVVVFIPIIFLPGLTGRLFREFGATVAAAVLISAFVSLALTPMMSSKLLKAHAMDGWFARKTEPFFVWLTEVYRSILGHVIRKPLVALILMAASAAMIYVFGTALPQELAPLEDRGILVANVTAPEGTTYNRMDEIMDSLTARILRAAPETQTMISVTSPSFFGGGNNNGFARLVLKPHTERERSQMEIAGVLAPMLRTSTEARTVIIQEQTISTGMRAGLPVQYVLQASSLEDLRSVLPRFLDAANADPTFSIVDVDLKFTKPEVVLHIDRNRARDLGVSVQDVALVLQTALAGQRYGYFMKDGKQYQILGQVERLQRTTPDQLRSLNVRTKTGELIPLASVVSLEERSAPPALYRTDRSLSATVSAGLADGKTIGDGIQRMNAIADTVLDERFTTSLYGISRDFAESSSSLLWAFLLAIAFVYLVLAAQFESFVDPLTIMLTVPLALAGGALALWITGDTLNIFSEIGAVTLIGLITKNGILIVEFANQRLEHGVNVLQAATEAAATRFRPILMTSLATMLGALPIALSMGAASGSRVGLGVVVVGGMLYSTVLSLIVIPSLYVVMSKLKKVHES from the coding sequence ATGAACATTTCCGTATTAACGATCCGACGCCCGGTGCTGAGCATCGTACTGAGCGTTATCCTGGTTCTCATGGGGGTGATTGGCTTCCAGTCACTCGGCGTGCGTCAGTTTCCCAACATCGACCCGCCGAACATTAACGTTACCGTTACCTATCCGGGTGCCAATGCCGATGTTATTGAGGCCCAGGTAACTGAGCCCCTTGAAGAAAGTATTAACACAATTGATGGTATCAGATCGCTAACATCGCAGAGCTCTGATGGCAGAGCTGCCATCACGGTAGAATTTCAGCTAGGTGCTGATCTGGAGCAGGCTGCCAACGACGTGCGTGACCGCGTGGACAGGGCCAAACGGCTGCTGCCACGAGACAACGACCCGCCAATTGTTGCAAAGGCAGATGCCAACGGACGTGCGATCGTGGTGATGACGGTGCAGAGCACGAACCGCACCCTGGCAGATCTAACGGCCTTTGGTACCAACGTGCTGAAGGAGAGGCTTCAGACGATTGCAGGTGTGGGAGCCATTAACATCTGGGGTGAGCGGAAGTACGCCATGCAGATCATGATGGATCCCGATAGGCTGGCAGCGTACGGCCTAACCACCACAGACGTGTTTCAGGTTCTTGCCGTCGAGAACGTCGAGCTCCCCACCGGGAAACTGGAAGGAAGCAGTACAGAGCTCACAGTGCGCACCTTAGGAAGGTTAACAACGGCAGAAGAGTTTTCCGGACTTATTCTAAAAAGTTACCAGGGCGGAGTTGTCCGCTTGTCAGATGTTGCCCGCGTTTATCTTGGCGCCGAGAACGAACGAACCATCCTAAAGCGTAACGGCCAACCGATGATTGCCCTGGCAATATCGCCGCAGCCCGGAGCAAATCAGGTAGAGATCTCGAATGAGTTCTATCGCCGTTTGGATATGTTAAAGAAGTTTGTACCGTCCGACATAACCCTGGATGTTGCCTTCGACGATACCCGTTTTATTCGCAGTGCCGTCGAAGAAGTAGAAGAAACACTGATCATAGCCTTTTCTCTGGTTGTGGTAATCATCTTCCTATTCCTGCGGTCATGGCGGGCAACGTTTATTCCGGTCGTCGCCATTCCCGTAAGCCTGGTTGCAACCTTCTTTGTCATGTGGGTTGCAGGATTTTCTCTTAACGTTCTGTCGCTTCTTGGAATCGTACTTGCCACCGGTATCGTTGTTGACGACGCTATTGTGGTAATGGAGAACATCTTTCGTCGCATCGAAGGTGGGGAGACGCCGCGGGAAGCAGCCGAAAAAGGTGCTACTGAAATTTACTTTGCTATCATATCAACAACCATCACTCTTGTTGTTGTTTTCATCCCGATTATCTTCCTGCCCGGTCTTACCGGCAGGCTGTTCCGTGAATTTGGTGCAACTGTTGCAGCCGCCGTCCTTATCAGTGCCTTTGTTTCGCTGGCGCTAACACCAATGATGAGCTCCAAGCTGTTAAAGGCACATGCCATGGACGGTTGGTTTGCCCGTAAAACCGAGCCGTTCTTTGTATGGCTCACAGAGGTGTACCGTTCAATTCTGGGTCACGTTATTCGTAAGCCGCTTGTTGCTCTTATCCTGATGGCAGCGTCTGCAGCCATGATATACGTGTTTGGAACCGCTCTGCCACAGGAACTTGCGCCCCTTGAAGACAGGGGGATACTGGTTGCCAACGTTACTGCCCCCGAAGGGACAACGTATAACCGCATGGATGAAATCATGGACTCGCTCACGGCGCGAATCCTGCGGGCAGCACCGGAAACACAAACCATGATTTCGGTAACCTCGCCCAGCTTTTTTGGCGGCGGAAACAACAATGGCTTTGCACGGCTGGTTTTAAAACCGCATACAGAACGGGAACGTTCACAAATGGAGATTGCCGGCGTCCTGGCACCTATGCTGCGTACATCAACCGAGGCCAGAACCGTTATTATTCAGGAACAAACCATCAGCACCGGTATGCGTGCCGGACTCCCGGTACAGTACGTGTTGCAAGCATCCTCACTCGAAGATCTGCGCTCGGTGTTGCCAAGGTTTTTGGATGCTGCCAATGCCGACCCCACCTTTAGTATTGTTGATGTTGACCTGAAGTTTACCAAGCCGGAAGTTGTACTGCATATCGACAGGAACCGCGCCCGAGACCTTGGAGTGAGCGTACAGGATGTGGCCTTGGTGCTGCAAACGGCACTGGCCGGACAACGCTACGGCTACTTTATGAAGGACGGTAAACAATACCAGATCCTGGGTCAGGTTGAACGGTTGCAGCGAACCACACCTGACCAACTGCGCAGTTTGAATGTACGCACGAAGACCGGGGAACTCATCCCACTTGCATCCGTGGTTAGCCTTGAAGAACGCAGCGCACCTCCGGCTCTGTACCGCACTGATAGATCGCTCAGCGCTACCGTGAGTGCAGGCCTTGCCGATGGTAAAACGATTGGTGACGGGATACAGCGCATGAATGCGATTGCAGATACCGTTCTGGACGAACGATTTACAACATCGCTGTACGGCATCAGCCGTGACTTTGCTGAAAGCAGTTCAAGTTTACTGTGGGCATTTCTGCTGGCCATTGCATTTGTGTACCTGGTGCTGGCTGCACAGTTTGAAAGTTTTGTTGACCCGCTCACAATCATGCTTACGGTACCGCTGGCGCTTGCAGGAGGTGCCCTGGCGTTATGGATTACCGGTGATACGCTAAATATATTTAGTGAGATTGGAGCCGTCACGCTGATCGGCCTGATCACCAAGAACGGTATCCTGATTGTTGAATTTGCAAACCAGCGGTTAGAGCACGGTGTGAATGTTCTGCAGGCTGCCACCGAAGCTGCGGCAACGAGGTTTCGACCAATTCTGATGACGTCGCTTGCAACCATGCTGGGTGCACTTCCTATTGCCTTGTCAATGGGAGCAGCCTCGGGAAGCAGGGTTGGTCTGGGTGTTGTTGTGGTTGGCGGAATGCTGTACTCTACTGTCCTGAGTTTAATTGTAATCCCGTCACTCTACGTGGTGATGAGTAAACTAAAAAAGGTTCATGAATCATGA
- a CDS encoding sodium:solute symporter has translation MTLPDFIVFAVTLAAIVLYGIWRGRAQRSREDYLLAGRTLPWPMVLLGVMATQASAITFISAPGQAFTDGMRFVQYYFGLPIAMVIICAVFIPVYRKYNVYTAYEYLERRFDKRTRVFTGMLFLFSRAVSTGISIYAPSIVISSILGWNIYITNAIVGGTLMLYTIRGGAKSIAYTQTIMFVVIISSMILAGIMVVWSLPGNMDLNDGLMLAGKSGVLNVITTNVDFNDKYTLLSGIFGGLFLSLSYFGTDQSQVGRFLAGKSADQSKLGLLMNGIVKIPMQFGILLIGALLVGLYSVTPSPMFFNSRVLATMQERAPAQVQSLQHEWDAAQTKLQEASRKLLSANDRSAANTQAQTDFRQAKAEQKDIRTRLGHLAAGLNISERSDVNYVFLHFVKTTMPVGLVGLIFAIIILASWGSISPALHSLASASMVDVHLRLFPQRDANFTRHIRLHTLGWGMFCVIISMAATRMGSLIETVNILGSLFYGPMLGIFLCAFFIRRASATAVFYGALLSELVIFTLWWSDAVSFLWLNTIGTAVVVLLAIILPGSKPPPEHHTASA, from the coding sequence GTGACGCTGCCAGATTTTATTGTCTTTGCCGTTACCCTGGCAGCCATCGTTTTGTATGGTATTTGGCGGGGCAGGGCGCAGCGGAGTCGCGAAGACTACCTGCTTGCCGGTCGCACCCTGCCATGGCCAATGGTGTTGTTGGGGGTGATGGCAACCCAGGCAAGTGCGATCACATTTATCAGCGCTCCCGGACAGGCATTTACCGATGGGATGCGATTTGTGCAGTACTACTTTGGTTTACCAATTGCCATGGTGATTATCTGTGCTGTTTTCATCCCAGTATATCGAAAGTACAACGTTTACACTGCCTACGAATACCTGGAACGCAGGTTTGATAAGCGGACTCGGGTGTTTACTGGTATGTTGTTTTTGTTCTCGAGGGCAGTAAGCACAGGCATCAGTATCTATGCACCAAGTATTGTGATTAGTTCCATACTGGGCTGGAACATTTACATTACCAATGCCATCGTGGGTGGAACGCTGATGTTGTACACCATCCGCGGCGGTGCAAAGTCAATTGCCTATACCCAGACCATAATGTTTGTTGTTATCATCTCCAGCATGATATTGGCCGGTATCATGGTAGTATGGAGCTTGCCCGGGAATATGGACCTGAATGATGGTTTGATGCTGGCCGGTAAGAGCGGTGTGCTGAACGTGATCACCACGAATGTGGATTTCAATGACAAGTACACGCTGTTGAGCGGGATATTTGGCGGCCTCTTTTTATCACTCTCATACTTTGGGACTGACCAAAGTCAGGTTGGACGTTTTCTGGCCGGCAAGTCGGCCGACCAAAGCAAGCTGGGACTCCTCATGAACGGCATCGTGAAGATTCCAATGCAATTTGGCATTCTGCTGATTGGAGCATTGCTTGTTGGGTTGTACAGTGTTACACCGTCACCGATGTTTTTTAACAGCAGAGTATTGGCTACAATGCAGGAGCGGGCTCCGGCACAGGTTCAAAGTCTTCAGCACGAGTGGGACGCCGCTCAGACTAAACTGCAGGAAGCATCACGCAAGCTACTGTCTGCCAATGACCGGTCAGCCGCCAACACACAGGCACAGACGGATTTTCGGCAGGCCAAGGCTGAACAAAAAGATATCCGCACACGCCTTGGTCACCTTGCTGCCGGACTAAACATCTCCGAGCGGTCCGACGTGAATTATGTATTCCTGCACTTCGTGAAAACAACCATGCCAGTTGGTTTGGTTGGACTCATTTTTGCAATTATCATCCTGGCATCGTGGGGAAGCATCTCGCCGGCGCTGCATTCCCTGGCATCGGCAAGTATGGTTGATGTGCATCTGCGACTGTTTCCGCAACGTGATGCCAACTTTACCCGTCACATTCGGCTGCACACCCTTGGCTGGGGGATGTTTTGCGTCATCATCAGCATGGCTGCCACCCGTATGGGATCGCTGATTGAGACAGTAAACATTCTTGGCAGTTTGTTTTACGGTCCCATGCTGGGTATTTTTCTGTGTGCCTTCTTTATCAGGCGGGCTTCTGCGACTGCAGTGTTTTACGGTGCACTGTTATCCGAACTTGTCATTTTCACACTCTGGTGGTCCGACGCCGTTAGCTTTTTATGGCTGAACACCATTGGAACAGCCGTTGTTGTTCTGCTGGCGATTATTCTCCCGGGAAGCAAGCCGCCGCCGGAGCACCATACAGCATCAGCATAA